In Enterobacter sp. 638, a single window of DNA contains:
- a CDS encoding acyl carrier protein, translating into MTEQETIYQEVSGLLTKLFEIAPEDISPEARLYEDLELDSIDAVDMIVHLQKKTGKKIKPETFKAVRTVQDVVDAVEQLLREE; encoded by the coding sequence ATGACAGAACAAGAAACCATTTATCAGGAAGTCTCCGGGCTGCTGACCAAACTGTTTGAAATCGCCCCGGAAGATATCTCCCCCGAGGCACGTCTGTATGAAGATCTGGAGCTGGACAGTATCGACGCCGTCGACATGATTGTTCACCTGCAGAAGAAAACAGGCAAAAAAATCAAACCTGAAACCTTCAAAGCAGTGCGTACCGTTCAGGACGTAGTGGACGCTGTAGAACAGCTTCTGCGCGAAGAGTAA
- a CDS encoding acyl-CoA synthetase, with product MNNPLPLSEWLNAPRPDDTPVAWLDDHIWTLGQLRHDVSALTQTLRQQDGERWALCFENSYLFIVALLASLHAGKTPVIPGHSRVSLLEEQQALFCGVLSDQTLNYPGRLFVVNSARRCVDGFVPLPPVAASSFVELFTSGSTGSPRRIVKPIASLDREAVMLATRFGERLNGCRVVASVVPQHLYGLTFRIFLPMSLGLPLHAAMLYYAEQLAALPHDHRYIFISSPAFLKRLDTQLSPPPVAMLLSAGGMLPWDEVTATHRWMNVWPDEIYGSTETGVLAWRHHQQESIPWLPFPGVAFRLEGETCRVTSPLIHQAEGLLLDDILHFDDNGLFSIAGRRGRVVKIEEKRISLTEIEQRLLELDGIREAAALPVARGGRQGIGVLLVLSDDARQRIREQGNKAQEFAWRRALLPWLEPVAVPRYWRIIDEMPVNSMNKRVYAQLQELFHENP from the coding sequence ATGAATAATCCCCTTCCGCTAAGCGAGTGGCTAAACGCCCCGCGCCCGGACGATACGCCTGTCGCCTGGCTTGACGACCACATCTGGACGCTCGGACAGCTCCGGCATGACGTCTCGGCGCTGACACAGACATTGCGTCAGCAGGACGGCGAGCGCTGGGCGTTGTGCTTCGAAAACAGCTATCTCTTTATTGTCGCGCTGCTGGCATCGCTGCACGCGGGCAAAACGCCGGTGATCCCCGGCCACAGCCGCGTATCGCTCCTCGAAGAACAACAGGCACTGTTTTGTGGCGTTTTGAGCGATCAGACGCTGAATTATCCTGGACGCCTGTTTGTGGTGAATTCCGCTCGCCGCTGCGTTGACGGGTTTGTACCGCTGCCCCCTGTCGCCGCATCCAGCTTTGTCGAACTATTCACCTCCGGCTCAACCGGATCGCCACGGCGCATTGTGAAGCCTATTGCGAGCCTCGATCGCGAAGCCGTAATGCTGGCAACCCGTTTTGGTGAGCGCCTCAACGGCTGTCGCGTTGTCGCCTCGGTTGTGCCACAGCACTTGTATGGTTTGACGTTCCGCATCTTTTTACCGATGTCTCTCGGTCTGCCATTACACGCCGCGATGCTCTATTACGCCGAACAACTGGCCGCATTACCGCATGACCATCGCTACATTTTTATCAGCAGTCCGGCGTTTCTGAAGCGCCTCGATACGCAGCTTTCACCGCCACCGGTCGCCATGCTGCTCTCCGCTGGCGGCATGCTGCCGTGGGATGAAGTCACCGCCACGCATCGCTGGATGAACGTCTGGCCGGACGAAATTTACGGCAGCACCGAAACGGGGGTTCTTGCCTGGCGGCATCATCAGCAAGAATCGATCCCCTGGTTGCCCTTCCCCGGCGTGGCTTTCCGCCTCGAAGGCGAAACCTGTCGCGTGACGTCACCGCTGATCCACCAGGCAGAGGGTCTGTTGCTCGACGATATTCTGCACTTCGATGACAACGGCCTGTTCAGCATTGCCGGTCGTCGTGGCCGCGTGGTGAAAATCGAAGAAAAACGCATTTCGCTGACGGAAATCGAACAGCGCCTGCTGGAGTTGGATGGCATACGCGAAGCGGCTGCACTGCCCGTTGCGCGCGGCGGCCGTCAGGGTATCGGCGTATTGCTGGTGCTGAGTGACGATGCGCGTCAGCGGATACGCGAACAGGGTAACAAAGCGCAGGAATTTGCCTGGCGTCGTGCCCTGCTGCCGTGGCTTGAACCGGTCGCCGTGCCGCGTTACTGGCGCATCATTGATGAAATGCCGGTCAACAGTATGAATAAGCGTGTCTATGCGCAGTTACAGGAGTTATTTCATGAAAATCCATGA
- a CDS encoding hydroxymyristoyl-ACP dehydratase, whose product MKIHEIERHQAQPQNLEIVLHLDPALFWFQGHFAVQPLLPGVAQLDWVMHYATTLLAPDYRFHSIQNVKFQAPLLPNTSVTLTLNWNAERQILTFSYQRHDGLERHTASSGKIRLCR is encoded by the coding sequence ATGAAAATCCATGAAATCGAGCGCCACCAGGCACAGCCGCAAAATCTGGAAATTGTTCTGCATCTCGATCCGGCGCTGTTTTGGTTCCAGGGTCATTTCGCCGTGCAGCCGCTGCTGCCAGGCGTGGCACAGCTCGATTGGGTCATGCATTACGCCACTACGCTGCTGGCACCAGATTACCGTTTTCACAGCATTCAGAATGTGAAGTTTCAGGCGCCGCTGCTACCCAATACCAGTGTGACGCTCACGTTAAACTGGAATGCCGAGCGGCAGATTTTGACGTTTAGCTATCAGCGCCACGACGGTCTGGAACGCCACACCGCCAGCAGCGGGAAAATCCGTTTATGTCGTTAG
- a CDS encoding glycosyltransferase family 2 protein, with protein MSLAFRPCVVIPCYNHGAMMANVLSRLAPFGLPCLIVDDGSDEGTRLELERLAAEQPQVTLIRLAENAGKGTAVIRGLEESAHAGFTHAVQVDADGQHAIEDIPKLLALAERHPEALISGQPIYDDSIPRSRLYGRWVTHFWVWIETLSFQLKDSMCGFRVYPVAPTLQLAERVTLGKRMDFDTEVMVRLYWQGNTSHFLPTRVTYPLDGLSHFDALKDNVRISLMHTRLFFGMLPRIPVLLMRRRQQHWAQQQEVKGLWGMRLMLRVWQLLGRRAFGLLLWPVIGVYWLTARPARQASQQWIERVKRVLAQRQLPTPPRLNSFFHFMRFGYSMLDKVASWRGELKLNRDVVFAPGAREALDVDAPQGKLLLASHLGDVEACRAMAQLDGSKVINALVFSENAQRFKQIMEEMAPDAGLNLMPVTDIGPDTAIALKEKLDRGEWVAIVGDRIAVKPQRGGDWRVIWSEFMGQPAPFPQGPFILASILRCPVLLIFALRQQDKLHIHCEPFADPLILPRGERQQALQRTVDRYAERLEHYALMSPLDWFNFFDFWHLPDAKEKE; from the coding sequence ATGTCGTTAGCGTTTCGCCCCTGCGTGGTGATCCCCTGCTACAACCACGGGGCGATGATGGCAAACGTGCTGTCGCGTCTTGCCCCCTTCGGCCTGCCGTGCCTGATTGTGGATGACGGCAGCGATGAAGGAACACGTCTGGAGTTGGAGCGTCTTGCCGCCGAACAACCGCAGGTCACGCTTATCCGACTGGCTGAAAACGCCGGGAAAGGCACAGCAGTGATCCGTGGGCTGGAAGAGTCCGCTCACGCGGGCTTTACCCATGCGGTGCAGGTGGATGCCGACGGTCAACACGCGATTGAAGATATCCCGAAGTTGCTGGCGCTGGCAGAACGCCATCCGGAGGCACTCATTTCAGGCCAGCCGATTTATGACGATTCCATTCCACGTTCGCGGCTGTATGGCCGCTGGGTCACCCATTTCTGGGTGTGGATCGAAACGTTATCGTTCCAGTTAAAAGACAGCATGTGCGGGTTCCGCGTCTATCCCGTCGCCCCTACGCTGCAACTGGCTGAGCGCGTGACGCTCGGCAAACGAATGGATTTTGATACAGAAGTGATGGTGCGGCTCTACTGGCAAGGCAACACCAGCCATTTTCTGCCGACGCGCGTGACGTATCCGCTCGACGGCCTGTCGCATTTCGACGCACTGAAAGATAACGTGCGCATCTCCCTGATGCACACCCGCCTGTTCTTCGGCATGTTGCCGCGCATTCCTGTTCTGCTGATGCGTCGTCGCCAGCAGCACTGGGCGCAGCAGCAGGAAGTAAAAGGCCTGTGGGGTATGCGGCTAATGCTGCGCGTCTGGCAACTGCTGGGACGCCGCGCGTTTGGTCTCCTGCTATGGCCCGTTATCGGCGTCTACTGGCTGACTGCACGTCCGGCACGCCAGGCGTCACAGCAGTGGATTGAGCGTGTGAAGCGGGTGCTGGCACAGCGCCAATTGCCCACACCGCCACGCCTTAACAGCTTTTTCCACTTTATGCGTTTTGGCTATTCGATGCTGGATAAAGTCGCCAGCTGGCGCGGTGAGCTGAAACTCAATCGGGATGTGGTGTTCGCCCCCGGTGCGCGCGAGGCGCTGGACGTTGATGCGCCGCAAGGAAAATTACTGCTGGCTTCGCATCTAGGCGATGTAGAAGCTTGCCGCGCTATGGCGCAGTTGGATGGCAGCAAGGTCATTAACGCGCTGGTATTTAGCGAAAACGCCCAGCGTTTTAAGCAAATCATGGAAGAGATGGCGCCTGACGCAGGCCTTAACCTGATGCCCGTCACGGATATCGGTCCGGACACGGCAATCGCCCTGAAAGAAAAACTCGATCGCGGCGAATGGGTAGCGATCGTCGGCGATCGCATCGCGGTCAAACCGCAGCGCGGCGGCGACTGGCGCGTCATCTGGAGCGAATTTATGGGCCAGCCCGCACCGTTCCCTCAGGGGCCGTTTATTCTCGCGTCGATTCTGCGCTGCCCGGTGCTGCTGATTTTCGCCCTGCGCCAGCAGGACAAACTACACATTCACTGTGAGCCGTTTGCCGACCCGCTGATTTTACCGCGCGGTGAACGCCAGCAAGCGCTGCAGCGTACCGTCGATCGCTATGCCGAACGGCTGGAGCATTACGCACTGATGTCGCCGCTCGACTGGTTTAATTTTTTCGATTTCTGGCATCTGCCGGATGCCAAAGAGAAGGAGTAA
- a CDS encoding thioesterase family protein, which yields MLTDPRFTTEVELTVPFHDVDMMGVVWHGNYFRYFEIAREALLNQFDYGYRQMKESGYVWPVVDTRVKYRDAVTFEQRIRVRAHIEEFENRLRIAYQIFDAESGKRTTTGYTIQVAVEEASRELCFVSPAILFERMGVTP from the coding sequence GTGCTGACCGATCCCCGTTTTACGACCGAAGTAGAACTCACCGTACCGTTTCATGACGTCGATATGATGGGCGTGGTGTGGCATGGCAACTATTTTCGCTACTTTGAAATTGCCCGCGAGGCGCTGCTGAATCAATTTGATTACGGCTATCGCCAGATGAAAGAGTCCGGCTACGTCTGGCCAGTGGTCGACACGCGCGTGAAATATCGCGACGCGGTGACCTTTGAGCAACGTATCCGCGTGCGTGCGCATATCGAAGAGTTTGAAAACCGCCTGCGCATCGCTTACCAGATATTCGACGCAGAAAGCGGAAAACGCACCACCACCGGCTACACCATTCAGGTGGCGGTTGAAGAGGCAAGCCGCGAACTGTGCTTTGTCAGTCCGGCGATTTTGTTTGAACGTATGGGAGTGACGCCATGA
- a CDS encoding outer membrane lipoprotein carrier protein LolA, with the protein MKWLPLLALLASPLVSAVTLDELQQRFTEQPVVRAHFEQTRTIKDLPQPLRSQGDMLIARDSGLLWDQKAPFPMTLLLDDKRMVQVINGQPPQTITAENNPQMFQFNHLLRALFQADRKVLEENFRIDFKDLGAGRWSLVLTPTTTPLDKIFATLNLGGATYLESIQLNDKQGDRTDIALSQHQLTPASLTHDERQRFATP; encoded by the coding sequence ATGAAATGGTTGCCATTGCTTGCCCTGCTGGCCAGTCCGCTGGTTAGCGCCGTGACGCTGGATGAACTTCAGCAGCGCTTCACTGAACAGCCCGTGGTGCGTGCGCACTTTGAACAGACGCGCACCATTAAAGATCTGCCGCAGCCGCTACGCTCGCAGGGCGACATGCTGATCGCCCGCGACAGTGGTTTACTGTGGGATCAGAAAGCGCCCTTTCCAATGACGCTACTGCTGGATGACAAACGGATGGTGCAGGTGATCAACGGCCAGCCGCCACAAACGATTACTGCCGAAAATAATCCGCAGATGTTCCAGTTTAACCATCTGCTGCGCGCTCTGTTCCAGGCGGATCGCAAAGTGCTGGAAGAGAATTTCCGCATCGATTTTAAGGATCTCGGCGCTGGACGCTGGTCGCTGGTGTTAACGCCGACGACCACGCCACTGGACAAAATTTTCGCCACCCTGAATCTGGGCGGCGCGACCTATCTGGAATCAATCCAGCTCAACGACAAGCAGGGCGATCGCACGGATATCGCACTTTCCCAACATCAACTGACGCCCGCCAGCCTGACTCATGACGAACGCCAACGCTTTGCCACACCGTAA
- a CDS encoding MMPL family transporter has translation MTNANALPHRKSLRPALLWGVLCLVMLGVLLSLLPGARLNSSVLAMLPKQTLGAIPPALNDGFMQRLDRQLVWLVSPGKEPDPRVAQQWLTLLQKSAALNEVKGPMDAAGQKAWGEFFWQHRNGLIDTATRARLQNGGEAQAQWILSQLYSAFSGVSGKELQNDPLMLMRGSQLALAQNSQKLRLMDGWLVTKDDAGNYWYLLHGELAGESFDMQQTHRLVTTLHGLQNRLKTDYPQAQLLSRGTVFYSDYASQQAKQDISTLGVATILGVILLIVLVFRSLRPLLLCLISIGIGALAGTVATLMIFGELHLMTLVMSMSIIGISADYTLYYLTERMVHGAQDSPWQSLAKVRNALLLALLTTVAAYLIMMLAPFPGIRQMAVFAAVGLSASCLTVIFWHPWLCRGLPVRPVPAMVLMLRWLAAWRRNKKVSVGLPVLLALVSVIGIANLRVNDDISQLQALPKDILAQEKTITALTGQSVDQKWFVVHGASAQQTLERLEGFAPALAQLKKSGDIKTYRTLPLNSLSQQKSDLALLQKAAPAVTNVLKNAGLASVSPDLNPMSVTVNDWLASPASEGWRLLWLTLPTGESGVLVPVDGAKNSAALSELAAKNPGVVWVDRKASFDSLFSLYRTVLTGLLLVALAVIACGAMLRLGWRKGLVSLVPSVLSLGCGLAALAASGHPVNLFSLLALVLVLGIGINYTLFFSNPRGTPLTSMLAITLAMMTTLLTLGMLVFSATQAISSFGIVLVSGIFTAFLLAPLAMPAKKERKR, from the coding sequence ATGACGAACGCCAACGCTTTGCCACACCGTAAATCTTTGCGCCCGGCGCTGCTGTGGGGCGTGCTGTGCCTGGTGATGCTGGGCGTATTGCTGTCGCTGCTGCCCGGCGCGCGCCTTAACAGCAGCGTGCTGGCGATGCTGCCAAAACAGACGCTCGGGGCGATTCCTCCGGCGCTCAACGACGGCTTTATGCAGCGTCTCGACCGCCAGTTGGTCTGGCTGGTCAGCCCCGGCAAAGAGCCGGATCCGCGTGTGGCGCAGCAGTGGCTGACGCTGCTGCAAAAATCGGCCGCGCTGAATGAAGTCAAAGGCCCGATGGACGCCGCCGGGCAAAAAGCCTGGGGCGAATTTTTCTGGCAGCACCGTAACGGGCTGATCGACACCGCCACCCGCGCACGCTTGCAAAACGGCGGCGAGGCGCAGGCCCAGTGGATTTTGTCGCAGTTGTATTCGGCGTTTTCTGGCGTGAGCGGCAAAGAGTTGCAAAACGATCCGCTGATGCTGATGCGCGGTTCGCAGCTCGCACTTGCGCAAAACAGCCAAAAATTACGTCTGATGGATGGCTGGCTCGTGACCAAAGACGATGCCGGAAACTACTGGTATCTGCTGCACGGCGAGCTGGCCGGCGAGTCGTTCGATATGCAGCAAACTCATCGACTCGTGACAACGCTTCACGGTCTTCAGAATCGGTTGAAAACGGACTATCCACAGGCACAATTGCTGTCGCGCGGTACCGTTTTTTACAGCGATTACGCGAGCCAGCAGGCCAAACAGGATATTTCCACGCTCGGCGTGGCCACCATTTTGGGCGTAATTTTACTCATCGTGCTGGTGTTTCGCTCTCTACGTCCCCTGCTGTTGTGCCTGATTTCCATCGGCATCGGCGCGCTGGCGGGGACCGTCGCCACGCTGATGATTTTCGGCGAGCTGCACCTGATGACGCTGGTAATGAGCATGAGCATTATCGGTATTTCCGCCGATTACACGCTCTATTATCTAACCGAACGGATGGTTCACGGCGCGCAGGATTCGCCGTGGCAAAGTCTGGCAAAAGTGCGCAATGCCCTGCTGCTGGCGCTGTTAACCACCGTGGCGGCGTATCTGATTATGATGCTGGCCCCCTTCCCGGGCATTCGCCAGATGGCGGTGTTTGCCGCCGTAGGGCTGAGCGCTTCATGTCTGACGGTGATTTTCTGGCATCCGTGGCTGTGTCGTGGCTTGCCGGTGCGTCCTGTTCCCGCAATGGTGCTGATGCTGCGCTGGCTGGCGGCATGGCGGCGCAATAAAAAAGTGTCTGTTGGCCTGCCGGTACTGCTGGCGCTGGTGTCCGTTATCGGCATAGCAAATCTGCGCGTGAATGACGATATCTCTCAGTTGCAGGCGTTACCGAAAGATATTCTGGCGCAGGAAAAAACCATTACTGCCCTGACGGGACAAAGCGTCGATCAGAAATGGTTTGTGGTGCATGGCGCGTCGGCGCAGCAGACGCTGGAACGGCTCGAAGGCTTTGCGCCTGCACTGGCGCAGTTGAAAAAAAGCGGCGACATCAAAACTTACCGCACCCTACCGCTTAACTCACTGTCGCAACAAAAAAGCGATCTGGCGCTGCTGCAAAAGGCCGCGCCAGCGGTGACAAACGTGCTGAAAAACGCTGGACTGGCGAGCGTATCGCCCGATCTGAACCCAATGTCGGTGACGGTCAACGACTGGCTCGCAAGCCCGGCCAGCGAAGGCTGGCGTCTGCTGTGGCTAACGCTGCCCACTGGCGAAAGTGGCGTGCTGGTTCCGGTGGACGGCGCAAAAAACAGCGCGGCGTTAAGCGAGCTGGCAGCCAAAAACCCGGGCGTGGTGTGGGTCGATCGTAAAGCCAGTTTTGATAGCCTGTTCTCGCTCTATCGCACGGTACTGACCGGCCTGCTGCTGGTTGCGCTGGCGGTGATCGCCTGCGGTGCCATGCTGCGCCTCGGCTGGCGCAAAGGGCTGGTAAGCCTGGTGCCTTCCGTACTGTCGCTCGGCTGCGGCCTGGCCGCACTGGCCGCAAGCGGTCATCCGGTTAATTTGTTCTCGCTGCTGGCTCTCGTGCTGGTGTTGGGGATTGGCATCAATTACACCCTGTTCTTCAGCAATCCACGCGGTACGCCGCTAACGTCAATGCTGGCGATTACGCTGGCAATGATGACCACACTGTTGACCCTTGGCATGCTGGTGTTCAGTGCCACCCAGGCGATCAGCAGCTTTGGTATTGTGCTGGTGAGCGGCATTTTCACCGCCTTCCTGCTGGCGCCGCTGGCGATGCCGGCTAAAAAAGAGAGAAAACGATGA
- a CDS encoding DUF3261 domain-containing protein, whose amino-acid sequence MMSHFCRAAALIAALLLAGCSHSTQNTDGKRPQAWLQPGTKVTLPAPGISPSVNSQQLLTGSFNGQTQSLLVMLNADAHKITLAGLSSVGIRLFLATYDENGIRTEQSIIVPQLPPASQVLADVMLSHWPISAWQPQLPKGWTLKDIGDRRELRNANDKLVTEIVYLQRKGKREPISIEQHVFNYHITIQYLGD is encoded by the coding sequence ATGATGTCCCATTTTTGCCGTGCCGCCGCGCTGATTGCGGCGCTGCTGCTGGCTGGCTGTAGCCACTCCACGCAAAATACCGACGGTAAGCGTCCGCAGGCCTGGCTGCAGCCTGGCACCAAAGTCACGCTGCCTGCGCCGGGAATTTCGCCTTCGGTGAATTCTCAGCAGTTGCTGACGGGAAGTTTTAACGGTCAAACGCAGTCGCTGCTGGTGATGCTCAACGCTGACGCGCATAAAATCACGCTAGCCGGATTATCATCCGTCGGGATCCGCCTGTTCCTCGCCACCTATGACGAAAACGGCATTCGTACTGAGCAGTCGATTATCGTGCCGCAGTTGCCGCCCGCCAGCCAGGTGCTGGCCGACGTGATGCTGAGCCATTGGCCGATTAGCGCCTGGCAGCCGCAATTGCCGAAGGGCTGGACGCTCAAAGACATCGGCGATCGCCGTGAGCTACGCAATGCCAACGATAAACTGGTGACAGAAATCGTCTATTTGCAACGCAAAGGCAAGCGCGAGCCGATCAGCATCGAACAGCACGTTTTTAACTATCACATCACCATTCAATATCTGGGTGACTAA
- a CDS encoding beta-ketoacyl-[acyl-carrier-protein] synthase family protein: MIYISAVGMVNALGNSADEIAANLTRGVAPGMRSRAGWLQGQQETVLGGVEGELPPIPDPFSVHRSRNNQLLLAALAQIQPTVDDVIARFGRDRVAVIMGTSTSGLDEGDEHVRLTTQGESDSHWAYPQQELGDPSRFLANWLNLEGPAFTLSTACSSSARAMISGRRLIDAGLVDVALVGGADTLSRMPINGFDSLESLSTTLCEPFGRHRSGITIGEGAALMVLTREPQPVALLGTGESSDAYHISAPHPQGEGAIRAITQALNEAKLKPEDVGYINLHGTATPLNDQIESQVVHDLFGETVPCSSTKHLTGHTLGAAGITEAALSWLILTCDLPLPPQDFSRYTPDDTLPLCGVLHQPALLEKPVILSNSFAFGGNNASILLGRVS, from the coding sequence ATGATCTACATTTCTGCCGTTGGAATGGTGAACGCACTGGGCAACTCCGCCGATGAGATTGCCGCCAACCTGACGCGCGGTGTCGCACCGGGTATGCGCAGCCGCGCGGGCTGGCTGCAAGGGCAGCAGGAGACGGTGCTGGGCGGCGTCGAGGGCGAACTTCCGCCGATTCCAGACCCTTTTTCCGTTCATCGTTCGCGTAACAATCAATTGTTGCTGGCTGCACTGGCGCAAATTCAACCCACCGTGGACGATGTAATCGCTCGTTTTGGTCGCGATCGCGTGGCGGTGATTATGGGTACCAGCACGTCCGGGCTGGATGAAGGCGATGAGCATGTGCGCCTGACGACTCAGGGTGAATCTGATTCCCACTGGGCGTATCCGCAGCAGGAGTTGGGGGATCCGTCGCGTTTCCTGGCGAACTGGCTGAACCTTGAAGGTCCGGCATTTACCCTGTCAACCGCCTGTTCCTCCAGCGCCAGAGCAATGATCAGCGGGCGTCGTTTGATCGACGCCGGTCTGGTGGATGTCGCCCTTGTCGGCGGTGCTGATACGCTGAGCCGGATGCCGATCAACGGCTTTGATAGTCTGGAATCACTGTCCACCACGCTGTGTGAGCCGTTTGGACGTCACCGTAGCGGCATCACCATTGGTGAGGGTGCGGCGCTGATGGTGCTGACCCGCGAACCGCAGCCCGTGGCGCTGCTGGGCACTGGGGAATCAAGCGACGCATACCACATTTCCGCTCCGCATCCGCAGGGTGAAGGGGCGATCCGCGCGATTACCCAGGCGCTGAACGAAGCAAAATTGAAACCTGAAGATGTGGGCTATATCAACCTGCACGGTACCGCGACGCCGCTTAACGATCAGATTGAATCGCAGGTGGTGCATGACCTGTTTGGGGAAACCGTTCCGTGCAGTTCAACCAAACATCTGACCGGCCACACGCTGGGCGCAGCGGGAATCACCGAAGCGGCTCTGAGTTGGCTGATCCTGACCTGCGATTTGCCACTACCGCCACAGGATTTTAGCCGCTACACGCCTGACGACACCCTACCGCTGTGCGGCGTGCTGCATCAGCCAGCCTTACTGGAAAAGCCGGTGATTTTGTCTAACTCGTTCGCGTTTGGCGGCAATAATGCCAGCATCCTGCTGGGGAGAGTGTCATGA
- a CDS encoding 3-hydroxy-fatty acyl-ACP dehydratase — MSYLLPVEYLPHDAPMLLLESVESVTDESAVCRVAVSSKGVLAPFLNSDGELPGWYALELMAQTVGVWSGWHRHQQGQSSIALGMVLGARELVCADGHFAAGETLTITVKLLMQDERFGSFECTITANDCTLATGRVNTFQPSEEELSSLFNQGSST; from the coding sequence ATGAGTTATTTACTGCCCGTGGAGTATTTGCCCCACGATGCGCCGATGCTGCTGCTGGAATCCGTTGAAAGCGTCACTGATGAAAGTGCCGTGTGTCGCGTTGCCGTTAGCTCAAAAGGCGTTCTCGCGCCGTTTCTGAATAGCGACGGTGAACTGCCCGGCTGGTACGCGCTTGAACTGATGGCGCAAACCGTGGGCGTCTGGTCCGGTTGGCATCGCCATCAACAGGGACAGAGCAGTATTGCGCTGGGAATGGTGCTGGGCGCGCGTGAACTGGTGTGCGCCGACGGGCATTTTGCAGCAGGCGAAACACTGACCATCACCGTCAAGCTGCTGATGCAGGATGAACGTTTTGGCAGCTTTGAGTGCACGATAACCGCCAATGATTGCACGCTGGCGACAGGCCGCGTGAATACCTTCCAGCCAAGCGAGGAAGAGTTGTCTTCACTTTTTAATCAGGGATCATCCACATGA
- a CDS encoding 3-ketoacyl-ACP reductase FabG2, which produces MNRSVLVTGASKGIGRAIARQLAADGFIVGVHYHRDESGAQATLDAIVQAGGSGRLLSFDVANREQCRDVLEQDIEAHGAWYGVVSNAGITRDGAFPALSEDDWDSVIHTNLDSFYNVIHPCIMPMIGTRKGGRIITLSSVSGVMGNRGQVNYSAAKAGIIGATKALAIELAKRKITVNCIAPGLIDTGMIEMEEAALKEAMSIIPMKRMGQAEEVAGLASYLMSDIAGYVTRQVISINGGML; this is translated from the coding sequence ATGAATCGTTCCGTTCTGGTCACCGGGGCCAGCAAAGGTATCGGACGCGCCATCGCCCGACAGCTCGCCGCTGACGGGTTTATCGTGGGCGTGCATTATCACCGCGACGAATCAGGTGCGCAGGCGACGCTGGATGCAATTGTGCAGGCGGGCGGCAGCGGCCGTTTGCTCTCTTTTGACGTGGCAAACCGCGAGCAGTGCCGTGATGTGCTGGAGCAAGATATTGAAGCGCACGGCGCATGGTATGGCGTGGTCAGCAATGCGGGCATTACCCGTGACGGCGCGTTTCCTGCGCTCAGCGAAGACGACTGGGACAGCGTGATCCACACCAATCTGGACAGTTTTTACAATGTGATTCACCCGTGCATTATGCCGATGATTGGCACGCGCAAAGGCGGGCGCATTATTACGCTGTCGTCTGTTTCTGGCGTGATGGGCAACCGGGGTCAGGTGAACTACAGCGCGGCAAAAGCCGGGATTATCGGCGCGACCAAAGCGCTGGCGATTGAACTCGCAAAACGCAAAATCACCGTTAACTGCATTGCGCCGGGGTTAATTGATACCGGGATGATCGAAATGGAAGAGGCAGCGCTGAAAGAGGCAATGTCCATTATCCCAATGAAACGTATGGGTCAGGCAGAAGAAGTGGCCGGCCTGGCAAGCTATTTGATGTCAGACATTGCGGGCTACGTGACCCGCCAGGTCATTTCCATTAATGGAGGAATGCTATGA